A genomic stretch from Neomonachus schauinslandi chromosome 16, ASM220157v2, whole genome shotgun sequence includes:
- the PLAUR gene encoding urokinase plasminogen activator surface receptor isoform X3, with translation MGRPGLLPLLLLSLQTCIPASWSLQCMLCGRIGKCQVEECASGQDLCRTTIMRIWEGGEELEVVERGCAHPEKSNRTMSYRTGMQIITLTETLCGTDLCNRPTPGRTSTFPRIRSRYLECVSCASSDLSCERGRDQSLQCRSPTEQCVEVVTHQSLEGSPRDEHHTRGCGNLPGCPGPTGFHNNHTFHFLRCCNTTKCNGGPGLGNPSYTVRGCATSSWCQSLHVAEAFSLTHLNVSCCTGNGCNHPVLGHQPRMGGASQPGPAHLSLMATLLITARLWGGTVLWT, from the exons ATGGGCCGCCCGGggctgctgccgctgctgctgctgtcGCTTCAGACCTGCATTCCAG CCTCCTGGAGCTTGCAGTGCATGCTGTGTGGGAGGATCGGGAAATGCCAGGTGGAAGAGTGTGCCAGTGGCCAGGACCTCTGCAGGACCACGATCATGCGCATATGGGAAG GAGGTGAAGAGCTGGAGGTGGTGGAGAGAGGCTGTGCCCACCCAGAGAAGAGCAACAGGACCATGAGCTATCGGACAGGCATGCAGATCATCACTCTTACAGAGACCCTGTGTGGGACTGACTTGTGCAACCGACCCACCCCTG GTCGGACTTCCACCTTTCCCCGAATCCGAAGCCGTTACCTCGAATGTGTTTCCTGCGCCTCATCAGATCTGAGCTGTGAGAGGGGCAGGGACCAGAGCCTGCAATGCCGCAGCCCTACAGAACAGTGCGTGGAAGTGGTGACCCACCAGAGCCTGGAAG GCAGTCCAAGGGATGAGCACCACACCCGCGGCTGTGGCAACCTTCCGGGCTGCCCAGGCCCCACCGGCTTCCACAACAACCACACCTTCCACTTCCTGCGGTGCTGCAACACCACCAAATGCAATGGAGGCCCAG GGCTGGGCAACCCGAGCTACACAGTACGAGGTTGTGCAACTTCCTCATGGTGCCAGAGTCTCCACGTGGCTGAAGCCTTCAGCCTGACCCATCTCAACGTCTCATGCTGTACTGGAAACGGCTGTAACCACCCAGTCCTGGGTCACCAGCCCCGCATGGGCGGCGCCTCCCAGCCTGGTCCTGCCCACCTCAGCCTCATGGCCACCCTGCTTATAACTGCCAGACTGTGGGGAGGCACTGTCCTCTGGACCTGA
- the PLAUR gene encoding urokinase plasminogen activator surface receptor isoform X1, with the protein MGRPGLLPLLLLSLQTCIPASWSLQCMLCGRIGKCQVEECASGQDLCRTTIMRIWEGGEELEVVERGCAHPEKSNRTMSYRTGMQIITLTETLCGTDLCNRPTPGRTSTFPRIRSRYLECVSCASSDLSCERGRDQSLQCRSPTEQCVEVVTHQSLEGSPRDEHHTRGCGNLPGCPGPTGFHNNHTFHFLRCCNTTKCNGGPVLELQNLPLNGLQCYSCEGNSTHGCSSEEIALTACQGPMNQCLKATGTNGLGNPSYTVRGCATSSWCQSLHVAEAFSLTHLNVSCCTGNGCNHPVLGHQPRMGGASQPGPAHLSLMATLLITARLWGGTVLWT; encoded by the exons ATGGGCCGCCCGGggctgctgccgctgctgctgctgtcGCTTCAGACCTGCATTCCAG CCTCCTGGAGCTTGCAGTGCATGCTGTGTGGGAGGATCGGGAAATGCCAGGTGGAAGAGTGTGCCAGTGGCCAGGACCTCTGCAGGACCACGATCATGCGCATATGGGAAG GAGGTGAAGAGCTGGAGGTGGTGGAGAGAGGCTGTGCCCACCCAGAGAAGAGCAACAGGACCATGAGCTATCGGACAGGCATGCAGATCATCACTCTTACAGAGACCCTGTGTGGGACTGACTTGTGCAACCGACCCACCCCTG GTCGGACTTCCACCTTTCCCCGAATCCGAAGCCGTTACCTCGAATGTGTTTCCTGCGCCTCATCAGATCTGAGCTGTGAGAGGGGCAGGGACCAGAGCCTGCAATGCCGCAGCCCTACAGAACAGTGCGTGGAAGTGGTGACCCACCAGAGCCTGGAAG GCAGTCCAAGGGATGAGCACCACACCCGCGGCTGTGGCAACCTTCCGGGCTGCCCAGGCCCCACCGGCTTCCACAACAACCACACCTTCCACTTCCTGCGGTGCTGCAACACCACCAAATGCAATGGAGGCCCAG TCCTGGAGCTTCAAAACCTGCCTCTGAATGGCCTCCAGTGTTACAGCTGTGAGGGGAACAGCACCCATGGATGTTCCTCCGAAGAGATTGCCCTGACCGCCTGCCAAGGCCCCATGAATCAATGTCTGAAAGCCACGGGAACTAATG GGCTGGGCAACCCGAGCTACACAGTACGAGGTTGTGCAACTTCCTCATGGTGCCAGAGTCTCCACGTGGCTGAAGCCTTCAGCCTGACCCATCTCAACGTCTCATGCTGTACTGGAAACGGCTGTAACCACCCAGTCCTGGGTCACCAGCCCCGCATGGGCGGCGCCTCCCAGCCTGGTCCTGCCCACCTCAGCCTCATGGCCACCCTGCTTATAACTGCCAGACTGTGGGGAGGCACTGTCCTCTGGACCTGA
- the PLAUR gene encoding urokinase plasminogen activator surface receptor isoform X2: protein MGRPGLLPLLLLSLQTCIPASWSLQCMLCGRIGKCQVEECASGQDLCRTTIMRIWEGGEELEVVERGCAHPEKSNRTMSYRTGMQIITLTETLCGTDLCNRPTPGRTSTFPRIRSRYLECVSCASSDLSCERGRDQSLQCRSPTEQCVEVVTHQSLEGEQVLELQNLPLNGLQCYSCEGNSTHGCSSEEIALTACQGPMNQCLKATGTNGLGNPSYTVRGCATSSWCQSLHVAEAFSLTHLNVSCCTGNGCNHPVLGHQPRMGGASQPGPAHLSLMATLLITARLWGGTVLWT, encoded by the exons ATGGGCCGCCCGGggctgctgccgctgctgctgctgtcGCTTCAGACCTGCATTCCAG CCTCCTGGAGCTTGCAGTGCATGCTGTGTGGGAGGATCGGGAAATGCCAGGTGGAAGAGTGTGCCAGTGGCCAGGACCTCTGCAGGACCACGATCATGCGCATATGGGAAG GAGGTGAAGAGCTGGAGGTGGTGGAGAGAGGCTGTGCCCACCCAGAGAAGAGCAACAGGACCATGAGCTATCGGACAGGCATGCAGATCATCACTCTTACAGAGACCCTGTGTGGGACTGACTTGTGCAACCGACCCACCCCTG GTCGGACTTCCACCTTTCCCCGAATCCGAAGCCGTTACCTCGAATGTGTTTCCTGCGCCTCATCAGATCTGAGCTGTGAGAGGGGCAGGGACCAGAGCCTGCAATGCCGCAGCCCTACAGAACAGTGCGTGGAAGTGGTGACCCACCAGAGCCTGGAAGGTGAG CAAGTCCTGGAGCTTCAAAACCTGCCTCTGAATGGCCTCCAGTGTTACAGCTGTGAGGGGAACAGCACCCATGGATGTTCCTCCGAAGAGATTGCCCTGACCGCCTGCCAAGGCCCCATGAATCAATGTCTGAAAGCCACGGGAACTAATG GGCTGGGCAACCCGAGCTACACAGTACGAGGTTGTGCAACTTCCTCATGGTGCCAGAGTCTCCACGTGGCTGAAGCCTTCAGCCTGACCCATCTCAACGTCTCATGCTGTACTGGAAACGGCTGTAACCACCCAGTCCTGGGTCACCAGCCCCGCATGGGCGGCGCCTCCCAGCCTGGTCCTGCCCACCTCAGCCTCATGGCCACCCTGCTTATAACTGCCAGACTGTGGGGAGGCACTGTCCTCTGGACCTGA